From Megalops cyprinoides isolate fMegCyp1 chromosome 18, fMegCyp1.pri, whole genome shotgun sequence, one genomic window encodes:
- the LOC118793125 gene encoding neuronal acetylcholine receptor subunit non-alpha-3-like — MKLTAVVLYAAFSIAVATIAGPGEFVSLAEMEDTLLRNLFQGYQKWVRPIQHANDTITVRFGLKISQLVDVDEKNQLMTTNVWLWQEWTDYKLRWNPEDYGGITSIRVPSETIWLPDIVLYENADGRFEGSLMTKAIVKSNGTIMWTPPASYKSACTMDVTFFPFDRQNCSMKFGSWTYDGNMVDLVLVDDHVDRKDFFDNGEWEILNATGMKGSRRDGLYSYPFVTYSFILKRLPLFYTLFLIIPCLGLSFLTVLVFYLPSDEGEKLSLSTSVLVSLTVFLLVIEEIIPSSSKVIPLIGEYLLFIMIFVTLSIIVTVFVINVHHRSSATYHPMSPWVKSLFLQRLPRLLCMRGHADRYRCAEVESHSPELKPRGRSQQQQQQQRAPAGKEDENLAWLTMLEKATNSVRYISRHIKKEHFIREVVQDWKFVAQVLDRIFLWAFLTASVLGTILIFTPALQMYLSTPP, encoded by the exons GTCCCGGGGAGTTTGTGTCCCTGGCTGAGATGGAGGATACTCTCCTGAGGAACCTGTTCCAGGGGTACCAGAAGTGGGTCCGGCCCATCCAGCACGCCAACGACACCATCACAGTCCGCTTCGGGCTCAAGATCTCCCAGCTGGTGGATGTG GACGAGAAGAACCAGCTAATGACGACCAACGTCTGGCTGTGGCAG GAGTGGACTGATTACAAGCTGCGCTGGAACCCAGAGGACTATGGGGGAATCACCTCCATCCGCGTCCCGTCTGAGACCATCTGGCTGCCCGATATCGTTTTATACGAGAA TGCGGATGGCCGCTTTGAGGGTTCCCTGATGACCAAAGCCATTGTCAAGTCCAACGGCACCATCATGTGGACGCCCCCGGCCAGCTACAAGTCGGCCTGCACCATGGACGTCACCTTCTTCCCCTTCGACCGGCAGAACTGCTCCATGAAGTTCGGCTCCTGGACCTACGACGGCAACATGGTGGACCTGGTGCTGGTGGACGACCACGTGGACCGCAAGGACTTCTTTGACAACGGCGAGTGGGAGATCCTAAACGCCACAGGCATGAAGGGCAGCCGGCGGGACGGGCTCTACTCCTACCCCTTCGTCACCTACTCCTTCATCCTGAAGCGCCTGCCGCTCTTCTACACCCTCTTCCTAATCATCCCCTGCCTGGGCCTCTCCTTCCTCACCGTGCTGGTCTTCTACCTGCCCTCCGACGAGGGCGAgaagctctccctctccacctccgtCCTGGTGTCGCTCACCGTCTTCCTGCTGGTCATCGAGGAGAtcatcccctcctcctccaaggTCATCCCGCTCATCGGCGAGTACCTGCTCTTCATCATGATCTTCGTCACCCTCTCCATCATCGTCACCGTCTTCGTCATCAACGTGCACCACCGCTCGTCCGCCACCTACCACCCCATGTCGCCGTGGGTGAAGAGCCTCTTCCTGCAGCGGCTGCCGCGGCTCCTGTGCATGCGCGGCCACGCCGACCGCTACCGCTGCGCCGAGGTGGAGTCGCACAGCCCCGAGTTGAAGCCACGCGGCCGctcgcagcagcagcagcaacagcagagggCGCCGGCGGGCAAGGAAGACGAGAACCTGGCCTGGCTGACCATGCTGGAGAAGGCCACCAACTCGGTGCGCTACATCTCTCGGCACATCAAGAAGGAGCACTTCATCCGGGAG GTGGTGCAGGACTGGAAGTTTGTGGCCCAGGTGCTGGACCGGATCTTCTTGTGGGCCTTCCTCACCGCGTCTGTGCTGGGCACCATCCTCATCTTCACTCCCGCCCTCCAGATGTATCTGAGCACCCCTCCCTGa